From Mercenaria mercenaria strain notata chromosome 17, MADL_Memer_1, whole genome shotgun sequence, the proteins below share one genomic window:
- the LOC123536657 gene encoding uncharacterized protein LOC123536657, protein MDRLTLNRRQKTTGDKVDCIPAGDGLPVWSILSLDAKLPMMSIPKGSVLLYTTKLGEPKHQCKQEHDFDLRDPNGKYISNEYQPLHDPHLKTHFKTNMMRRHLIKKGFISDDGKVLCSLKEFNQYRQYLRHIYFLEIAKERKEELDRILKQQARDKADIQKKVSRGTVVRRQLHQQRERDTTKLKQYMERKSASIENRLKMIREEMAQKDRKQREEAERRQLAVMNNQQDFEQRKLVMLRKMHQRDMAKRKLIEDRETQKKIRAELKCMETWNTRRAAQKEMLEHYEVVMKQDDEDRSKNISKREEMISKKWERIDNKLEHLKQASKVKKQKKDEAYFKRLSEKLASGDYRIWSRRKERRRSPKKTFHSSWKLQDVLKAFEVPDYATKRNDPAFMAMLNAAIDGAVDMVTSPEKLEERHLKEQARSIVNNVIERVKTDIYPHYLQMLDNEGENEALKSKSVRFSSDEEEIRAASSDSLTNESVRLKPVSEHILTPCASQLELTKLEAEAILGSPEIADNISSVSFVETLLLRLLDDLSSGRLSKDDIMKLASYSMDIIQSAEAEKSDVIMEEPEESEGEGPYLASSSSSTIARKMVDFTLGKILKDIKNGNVHHDDLASLTMSFLDNVVSSESSESVSISETELEAYIEETIKRATSSAMDPREDSPVCEALLDDFMVMTLKSLIKDLEEEVLTKEQVQLLAMSVKEEARQILSSDSNVYVENRDGVQKVLQDVLRELQSGAVDCKTIYQTVFAISYSYNTIKTQLSASAKKNTELIKDILFVVEQNAGNFEDVNLNIVHEANHRLSNADLDSRQTEYLSASIVNLVAKSKSLCNTEISKDVVEDFLLKTKEKLENKAMDAEVKQSVMDVAETVINTIQEIRESPTYADVFLEVLKHLQSFVENMGGIDDMSGEAIGHLITQIESNTISDDNVFAMATTIARVIKSPIQSDSSFAASLAVKDCLKIALNDIKNGSVEDDFLHDIVSALKSVCKASESTALKTAPFLSSLAMFLRNVLNHLTYRMQIGDLNEADVAELSDMFKNKIKGGQTRSEKAETVDTNDPTQMLNFIQNFVNATEKGDLEATDAEEVGCKLIEFGRRLVGSFAERSDKVCSPCTDIVAEDVVEEVIRTLQIEIDNGALSKESLKEMTKVIIESTSASDLASEVVAHTLKGINRDIERGYMPSQLHSIQTIQGSPSASTVASQIVKQTIESITRDISQKGIPQELLSSVAASLVTALSGDKLVGDNLPQELKRFGSTIAEIIDCLRRDEVNQAYAEEIFCLILEQYKIYVLCPKEEGKKQKTDQLLGDDVKLVSNLVMETIRNVERSVAKGRMDNKAFSIPSMPHSEDSSVMAENLIDACLDNIRKDVAAERTMPVQPTHDLVEFVLEIVTRLQSELADGTISNLSMAHFFQAISSEQIDMKTLEKNAAANLHKVVGDIRRYRGNSEYVHRILDTYLAPDKSTDEVFGDPLKAIEAILVNVSSEILTKFVKATLQTILMGMRDDSNYFHEKAPSAYVLRSASSIIAENVIKEVLSRVNSDMMNKVHKIHGTVSKQDIERAASRIHAESPRDPTKISTAPITSKPSMSSVLSREIEDIVLETLHNIVSNLRLEQSIKSQKGSKDYSSSNISQEIEDFVLSSLQNILLDHQDRRSQMDMGIKRSGSKTASSIELVSGESKEATAYVNEILQNVVQEMKAEMTQIGSKSSEDMSDEDSPNIQTMILEYLQSAMCDSQDQKILENAFELFSPDDVKKVLLETISATISNIKESRFSPSDLTVMYDAAMRFFNEADPQMELKEDGDITAELVVDLLEQVKMKVETIEIQTKTLNRISSQLVTLGMDVADSERSSPDNVESDLSVTSSLISDLVKDVLVRITKQLSEETRGNSDETEADVEGNTNNNDVMVTKSPSKTSSTNNDVNYNRRMSASTVGSCTSHVTSNTDKEFKLLSYSNTKTENAESKSSRTKKLPKRSTECRPVNKQSKMQSRMEPASKNSPEKSNQATRITPTKRLQVALSPKVSPPVEKTALNEKKKTSKESTLKRSVKASTSEKKQIAWKSLSPTVSSSTPTRKTTSTGKTLSKVSTINNGLKNNTKRDNVGVCKKSPRPPVDEPPAGLLELKSVCGVHKTKICIREQCSTINCDCGSSDKSCQH, encoded by the exons ATGGATAGACTGACGTTAAACAGGCGGCAAAAGACAACGGGTGACAAGGTAGACTGTATTCCTGCCGGGGACGGTTTGCCTGTATGGTCGATACTATCTTTAGATGCAAAATTGCCGATGATGTCCATCCCAAAGGGTTCTGTTCTGCTTTACACAACAAAACTTGGAGAACCG AAACACCAGTGCAAACAAGAGCATGACTTTGACCTCCGTGACCCTAACGGCAAGTACATTTCTAACGAGTATCAGCCCCTACACGACCCACATTTGAAGACTCACTTCAAAACCAACATGATGCGCAGACATCTAATAAAGAAGGGGTTCATTTCCGATGATGGAAAGGTCCTCTGCTCCCTGAAAGAGTTCAATCAGTACAGACAGTATCTCAGACATATATACTTCCTGGAAATCGCAAAGGAGCGGAAAGAGGAG cTTGACCGCATACTAAAACAGCAGGCCCGCGACAAAGCAGACATTCAGAAGAAAGTGTCACGTGGTACAGTTGTTCGCAGACAACTCCACCAGCAAAGGGAGCGTGATACCACTAA GTTGAAACAGTATATGGAACGGAAGTCAGCTAGTATTGAGAACAGATTGAAGATGATACGCGAAGAAATGGCACAAAAAGACAGAAAACAACGAGAAGAAGCAGAGAGACGCCAGCTTGCTGTGATGAACAACCAGCAGGAC TTTGAACAGAGAAAACTGGTGATGCTAAGAAAGATGCACCAAAGAGATATGGCGAAGAGAAAACTGATTGAAGATCGAGAAACCCAGAAGAAAATCCGAGCAGAACTGAAG TGTATggagacatggaatacacgaagGGCGGCACAGAAAGAAATGTTGGAGCATTACGAAGTCGTGATGAAACAAGATGACGAAGACAGGTCAAAGAATATTTCTAAGAGAgaagaaatgatttcaaagaaatggGAACGCATAGATA ATAAACTTGAGCACTTGAAGCAGGCGTCAAAAGTGAAAAAGCAGAAGAAAGATGAAGCATATTTCAAGCGCTTAAGTGAAAAACTAGCTTCCGGTGATTACAGGATATGGAGCAGACGAAAAG AGAGACGGCGGTCACCTAAGAAGACGTTTCACAGTTCATGGAAGTTACAAGATGTCCTCAAAGCATTTGAGGTTCCCGACTATGCAACAA AGAGAAATGATCCTGCGTTCATGGCCATGCTGAATGCTGCTATAGATGGGGCCGTTGACATGGTAACAAGCCCCGAAAAGTTG GAAGAAAGACATCTTAAAGAGCAAGCCCGGTCTATAGTGAACAATGTGATTGAAAGGGTTAAGACG GACATATATCCACATTACCTGCAAATGTTGGACAATGAAGGAGAAAATGAAG CATTGAAAAGTAAATCTGTTAGATTCAGCTCAGATGAAGAAGAAATCAGAGCGGCTTCCAGTGACAGTCTTACCAATGAATCTGTTAGATTGAAACCAGTCTCAGAACACATCTTGACCCCATGTGCTTCTCAACTTGAACTGACAAAACTTGAAGCTGAAGCAATCCTAGGATCGCCGGAAATTGCTGACAATATAAGCTCTGTTTCATTCGTTGAAACACTTCTACTTAGGTTACTAGATGATCTCAGTAGCGGCCGTTTAAGCAAAGACGATATCATGAAACTTGCGTCTTACTCTATGGATATCATACAGTCAGCTGAGGCGGAAAAAAGCGATGTGATAATGGAAGAACCCGAAGAAAGCGAAGGAGAGGGTCCATATCTAGCGTCGAGTTCCTCCTCCACTATTGCAAGGAAAATGGTAGATTTTACTCTTGGCAAGATCCTAAAGGATATAAAGAATGGGAACGTCCATCACGACGATCTAGCCTCGTTGACAATGTCTTTTCTGGATAATGTAGTCAGCAGTGAGAGTAGTGAAAGTGTTTCTATCAGTGAAACAGAATTAGAAGCCTATATTGAGGAAACTATAAAAAGAGCAACGTCTTCTGCCATGGATCCAAGGGAAGATTCTCCCGTCTGCGAAGCTTTACTGGACGATTTCATGGTCATGACACTAAAAAGCTTAATCAAAGATTTGGAAGAAGAGGTTTTAACAAAGGAGCAAGTACAGCTACTAGCTATGTCTGTTAAAGAAGAGGCAAGGCAGATTTTATCATCAGATTCAAATGTTTATGTAGAAAACAGAGACGGCGTGCAGAAGGTCTTGCAAGATGTCCTAAGGGAGTTGCAGTCTGGCGCTGTTGATTGTAAGACCATATATCAGACCGTTTTTGCGATCTCGTATTCGTACAACACTATAAAAACACAACTATCTGCAAGTGCGAAGAAAAATACGGAATTGATAAAGGATATCCTTTTTGTTGTTGAACAGAACGCAGGAAATTTTGAAGATGTGAACTTGAACATCGTCCACGAGGCAAACCACAGACTTTCAAATGCTGATCTGGATTCAAGGCAGACAGAGTATTTATCAGCTAGCATAGTAAATCTTGTAGCAAAGTCTAAAAGTCTATGTAATACGGAAATATCAAAAGACGTTGTAGAAGACTTTCTGTTGAAAACGAAAGAGAAGCTAGAAAACAAAGCAATGGATGCAGAGGTAAAACAAAGTGTTATGGATGTTGCAGAGACCGTGATTAATACAATCCAGGAGATAAGAGAATCTCCAACTTATGCTGATGTGTTCCTCGaggttttgaaacatttacagagTTTTGTCGAAAATATGGGAGGAATTGACGATATGTCAGGAGAGGCAATTGGTCATCTGATAACTCAGATTGAATCAAATACGATCAGTGACGATAATGTTTTTGCAATGGCAACGACGATAGCAAGAGTTATAAAGTCACCTATTCAGTCAGACTCATCATTTGCAGCCTCACTTGCTGTTAAAGACTGCTTGAAAATTGCTCTTAACGATATAAAGAATGGTTCAGTTGAGGATGATTTCTTACACGATATAGTCAGCGCTCTAAAGTCTGTTTGCAAAGCTTCTGAGTCAACAGCACTTAAGACTGCACCCTTCCTTAGTTCATTAGCGATGTTCTTAAGAAATGTCTTGAACCATCTAACATACAGGATGCAGATTGGTGACTTGAATGAAGCAGATGTCGCTGAACTTTCAgatatgtttaaaaacaaaataaaaggagGTCAAACTAGATCTGAAAAAGCAGAAACAGTCGACACAAATGATCCAACACAGATGCTGAACTTCATTCAAAATTTCGTTAATGCCACGGAAAAGGGTGACTTAGAAGCTACTGATGCTGAAGAAGTGGGATGTAAACTGATAGAATTTGGGCGAAGACTTGTAGGTTCGTTTGCAGAAAGGTCAGATAAAGTGTGCTCACCTTGCACGGACATTGTTGCTGAAGACGTCGTGGAAGAAGTTATACGAACTCTCCAAATAGAAATAGACAATGGTGCTTTATCGAAAGAATCATTAAAAGAAATGACAAAAGTTATCATTGAATCAACATCGGCATCAGATCTTGCAAGCGAAGTAGTTGCACATACTTTAAAGGGAATTAATAGAGATATTGAAAGAGGCTATATGCCTTCCCAGTTACATTCAATACAGACAATACAAGGATCTCCTTCAGCTTCAACAGTAGCATCACAAATCGTCAAGCAAACAATAGAATCGATAACAAGGGACATATCACAGAAGGGAATACCACAGGAGTTGTTAAGCTCTGTTGCAGCCTCGTTGGTAACAGCTTTGTCTGGAGACAAATTAGTTGGGGATAACTTACCACAAGAACTCAAACGGTTCGGATCGACAATTGCAGAAATCATCGACTGTCTTAGAAGAGATGAAGTTAACCAAGCATATGCGGAGGAAATTTTCTGCCTCATACTGGAACAGTACAAGATTTACGTTTTGTGTCCAAAGGAAGAAGGAAAAAAGCAAAAGACAGACCAGTTATTAGGTGATGATGTAAAACTCGTAAGTAATCTAGTGATGGAGACAATACGTAATGTTGAGAGAAGTGTTGCGAAAGGAAGGATGGACAACAAGGCCTTTTCTATTCCCTCCATGCCGCATTCTGAAGATTCTTCTGTTATGGCAGAAAATTTAATAGATGCGTGTTTGGATAACATAAGGAAAGATGTCGCTGCCGAAAGAACAATGCCTGTTCAACCAACACATGATTTGGTTGAATTTGTTCTTGAGATTGTGACACGACTGCAGTCAGAGCTCGCAGATGGCACGATATCAAATCTCTCAATGGCGCATTTCTTTCAAGCAATTAGCAGTGAGCAAATTGACATGAAAACACTTGAAAAGAACGCAGCGGCTAATCTGCATAAAGTTGTGGGAGACATCAGACGGTATAGGGGAAATTCAGAGTATGTCCACCGTATACTTGACACCTACCTGGCTCCAGACAAGTCAACTGATGAAGTATTCGGTGATCCACTCAAGGCAATAGAAGCTATTCTAGTAAATGTCAGTTCCGAAATTCTTACCAAATTTGTCAAAGCTACACTACAGACAATTCTAATGGGAATGAGAGATGACAGCAATTATTTCCATGAAAAGGCTCCTTCTGCATATGTTCTGAGATCTGCTTCATCTATCATAGCAGAGAACGTAATAAAAGAGGTCTTATCACGTGTAAACTCGGATATGATGAACAAGGTTCACAAAATACACGGAACAGTAAGTAAGCAAGATATTGAAAGAGCAGCCAGTAGAATACATGCTGAATCCCCGAGAGATCCTACAAAGATATCAACAGCTCCGATTACCAGCAAGCCAAGCATGAGTTCAGTACTATCGAGAGAAATTGAGGACATTGTGCTTGAAACTTTACATAATATCGTTTCCAATCTAAGGCTAGAACAGTCTATCAAATCTCAGAAAGGAAGCAAAGACTACTCGAGTTCAAATATTTCCCAAGAAATTGAAGACTTTGTTCTAAGTTCCctacaaaatattttacttgaccACCAAGACAGACGATCGCAAATGGACATGGGCATCAAACGTTCTGGAAGCAAAACAGCGTCAAGTATTGAACTAGTGTCAGGCGAAAGTAAAGAGGCTACAGCTTATGTGAACGAGATTTTGCAAAATGTTGTGCAAGAAATGAAAGCTGAAATGACACAGATTGGGAGTAAATCTTCAGAAGACATGTCCGATGAAGATTCCCCAAATATACAAACAATGATTCTGGAGTATCTTCAAAGTGCCATGTGTGACTCACAAGATCAAAAAATACTGGAGAACGCTTTTGAGCTCTTCAGTCCTGATGATGTCAAGAAAGTCCTTTTGGAAACAATATCGGCAACCATATCTAATATCAAAGAAAGCAGATTTTCACCTTCTGATTTGACTGTAATGTACGATGCTGCAATGCGTTTCTTTAACGAAGCAGATCCACAAATGGAATTAAAAGAAGACGGAGATATTACTGCTGAATTGGTAGTTGATCTTTTGGAACAAGTCAAAATGAAAGTCGAAACCATAGAGATTCAGACGAAAACTTTAAACAGAATCTCATCCCAGCTAGTTACTCTAGGAATGGACGTTGCAGACTCTGAACGTTCTTCACCTGATAACGTAGAAAGCGATTTGTCTGTCACATCTTCTTTGATAAGTGATCTTGTAAAGGATGTTCTTGTCCGTATAACAAAACAATTAAGTGAAGAAACTAGGGGAAACAGTGATGAAACGGAAGCTGATGTGGAAGGAAACACAAACAATAATGACGTAATGGTTACTAAGAGCCCAAGTAAAACAAGTAGCACCAATAATGACGTAAACTATAACAGGCGCATGTCTGCATCTACTGTTGGGAGCTGCACATCTCATGTAACATCAAATACAGACAAAGAATTTAAACTCCTTTCATACTCGAATACGAAAACTGAAAATGCCGAAAGTAAATCATCGCGCACTAAGAAATTGCCAAAACGATCTACGGAATGTAGACCAGTAAATAAACAGTCAAAGATGCAGTCCAGGATGGAACCAGCTTCTAAAAATAGCCCTGAAAAATCCAACCAGGCGACTAGAATAACGCCAACGAAGCGATTACAAGTAGCTCTAAGTCCGAAAGTTTCACCTCCTGTCGAGAAGACAGCACTAAACGAAAAGAAGAAAACTTCAAAAGAAAGCACACTGAAACGCTCCGTCAAAGCAAGTACATCTGAAAAGAAACAAATCGCATGGAAGTCTTTAAGCCCAACCGTATCTTCATCCACACCTACGAGAAAAACGACATCGACCGGAAAAACGTTATCCAAAGTTAGCACGATAAATAATGGTCTTAAAAATAACACTAAGCGGGATAATGTAGGAGTATGCAAAAAGTCACCCAGACCACCTGTTGATGAGCCACCTGCTGGGCTGCTAGAGTTGAAGTCGGTGTGCGGggtacataaaacaaaaatatgtatcagGGAACAGTGTTCAACAATCAACTGTGATTGCGGCAGCAGCGACAAATCTTGCCAGCACTAG